One genomic segment of Drosophila melanogaster chromosome 3R includes these proteins:
- the CG6454 gene encoding uncharacterized protein, isoform F, with protein MPGKVGVKIKAARNLPVMDKSSETTDAFVEIKLASVTHKTDVFRKSLNPTWNTDWFRFEVDDAELQDEPLQIRLMDYDTYSANDAIGKVNISLNPLCLESSSQAVHGKGTVLSGWIPVFDTMHGIRGEINVIVKVDLFSDVNKFRQSSCGIPFFHSQCVPFGYRAQVIHGFVEELVVNDDPEYQWIDKIRTPRASNEARQVVFLKLSGQVQRRMGLKAINMGANAVIGYTQCFDLEGDVGVVARGIGTAVTLIKDTSTSQPNSADVALIEESSSELQQQPCSTGAAASTGPSNIPTTVEGSSPNLKRFASPVSSSRLKLTPSPSKSGISATTNADSASTSTASTATTMVPATVGEICRRSSDSDLSVTPKGIAFTFHRKRNSICVASERLVAATAMMRLTQPTVGAKPGTAADSLDMLEYPFLTMTKYPTGFILHLGATVAARSVKLLERVPNPDEPEVRDSWWTELRMEIRSHARSLGCNVVLGYAETTTISDDVCVLSATGTAAVINMVFNRSVSQTDIFTMSKATASVAAMTNSVEDGNGSTAGDTSIGKDSGSLGTGNSSGGKRYGLPPLNGPRNACAICHIPYNLSSVPFNVKMKKCAVCRKGRVPDVLLATLEVPEFMQVTGRGCFMQAQVVRAKRDLRAELNAKEISDGLPFLEYELHRVLINKLKAKGMNAIFGLRTQVAIGERMIALIATGTALFLTALPVPQVPKIVAGNSWTDKQKLNELQKKLQETFERNQEIYQLKSLDPDLAANVGGVPSTGASGDKQSDTDDSDEEEMNEIDLNCGNKELCVLEVDDIEDLEIISLLMEPYPPEGFHVVNTQQVPGMLEMDTVKNLQMFTQVWRARLEVGQSVNGFPKHFQRLLQTIYFKLRTMIPCAICDLRFRLDLPETDQIQLLVTGMAMGLSDANRMKYRGRGRPAQQQQAPQQQNGYHDGTVHATQSQPELNGKRMLQEEDYIFPLDEDQMVDTPTPTSTAIPPFGMSSFKMRKTSPSRLNNLVSGLPSTGVKPLNVGSVQRSRYFPLRDRYGVDVTPLSFIPGGRIDKYLGNLNFFFIRESTSIRENGGISGFVHGFITELLAVVRAHIASLGGNAMVSFYITELMLFDNQHKNQGQCLISIGGDAVYVSYHADD; from the exons ATGCCGGGCAAGGTGGGGGTGAAGATTAAGGCGGCGCGCAACCTGCCCGTGATGGACAAAAGCAGCGAAACCACGGACGCCTTCGTGGAGATCAAACTGGCCTCGGTGACCCACAAGACGGATGTCTTCCGCAAGAGTTTGAATCCCACCTGGAATACCGATTG GTTCCGTTTTGAGGTGGACGACGCTGAGCTCCAGGATGAGCCCCTGCAAATCCGCCTGATGGACTACGACACGTACTCTGCGAACGATGCGATTGGAAAGGTCAACATCAGTTTGAATCCTCTGTGCCTGGAGAGCTCTAGTCAAGCGGTGCACGGCAAGGGTACCGTGTTATCCGGCTGGATTCCTGTTTTCGACACTATGCACGGTATTCGCGGCGAGATCAATGTGATTGTGAAGGTTGACCTGTTCTCGGACGTCAACAAGTTCCGTCAGAGCTCCTGCGGCATCCCCTTCTTTCACT CTCAGTGTGTGCCATTTGGCTACCGCGCCCAAGTGATTCATGGCTTTGTCGAGGAATTGGTGGTGAATGACGATCCGGAGTATCAGTGGATCGACAAAATACGCACACCGCGTGCTTCCAACGAGGCTCGCCAGGTGGTGTTTCTCAAGTTGTCGGGTCAGGTGCAGAGGAGAATGGGCCTAAAGGCTATTAATATGGGTGCTAATGCAGTCATCGGCTATACCCAGTGCTTCGATTTGGAGGGCGACGTGGGTGTGGTAGCCCGAGGCATTGGAACGGCTGTGACGCTGATCAAGGACACCAGCACAAGCCAACCAAATAGTGCGGATGTGGCACTGATCGAAGA ATCCAGCTCCGAGCTCCAACAGCAGCCCTGTTCCACAGGAGCAGCCGCAAGCACTGGACCGTCCAACATACCCACAACGGTGGAGGGTAGCAGTCCCAATTTAAAACGCTTCGCCTCGCCGGTGAGCAGCAGTCGCCTTAAGTTGACGCCCAGTCCCTCGAAAAGTGGCATCTCGGCGACAACCAATGCGGATAGCGCATCCACTTCTACAGCCTCAACGGCAACGACAATGGTGCCGGCCACCGTCGGCGAGATCTGTCGCAGATCCTCCGACTCCGACCTTAGTGTCACGCCCAAAG GCATAGCCTTTACGTTCCACCGGAAGC GAAACTCCATATGTGTGGCCAGTGAGCGTTTGGTGGCCGCCACGGCGATGATGCGTTTAACGCAACCGACGGTGGGAGCCAAGCCAGGAACTGCGGCCGACAGTCTGGATATGTTGGAGTATCCCTTCCTGACAATGACAAAATACCCGACAGGATTCATTCTTCATTTGGGCGCAACGGTCGCGGCACGTTCCGTAAAACTACTAGAGCGTGTGCCCAATCCGGACGAGCCGGAAGTCCGAGACAGCTGGTGGACGGAGCTGCGAATGGAGATCCGATCGCATGCCCGTTCCCTGGGCTGTAATGTAGTGCTAGGTTATGCGGAGACCACAACCATATC TGACGATGTCTGCGTTTTATCTGCCACTGGAACGGCGGCCGTGATTAACATGGTGTTTAATCGATCTGTATCGCAAACCGATATCTTTACCATGTCAAAAGCAACCGCCAGCGTTGCGGCCATGACGAATTCCGTGGAGGACGGAAATGGAAGCACCGCCGGGGATACGAGCATTGGCAAGGACAGCGGTTCCCTGGGCACCGGAAACAGTTCGGGTGGTAAACGTTACGGACTGCCCCCACTCAATGGACCCCGGAATGCCTGTGCCATCTGCCACATACCCTACAACCTAAGCTCGGTTCCGTTTAATGTGAAGATGAAGAAGTGCGCGGTGTGCCGCAAGGGAAGAGTTCCGGATGTACTGCTGGCTACACTTGAAGTGCCTGAATTTATGCAGGTTACCGGAAGAGGTTGCTTCATGCAGGCCCAAGTGGTGCGCGCCAAAAGAGATCTGCGTGCGGAGCTGAACGCCAAAGAGATATCGGATGGTCTGCCCTTCCTGGAGTACGAACTTCATCGAGTGCTGATCAACAAGCTGAAGGCCAAGGGCATGAATGCCATTTTTGGGCTACGCACGCAAGTTGCCATCGGCGAGCGTATGATAGCGCTGATAGCCACGGGAACGGCTCTATTTCTCACAGCTTTACCGGTGCCGCAGGTACCAAAGATCGTGGCAGGCAACTCGTGGACCGACAAGCAAAAGCTAAATGAGTTGCAGAAGAAATTACAAGAAACGTTTGAACGGAACCAGGAGATCTATCAGCTGAAAAGCTTGGACCCGGATTTGGCAGCCAATGTCGGAGGAGTACCTTCCACAGGAGCCTCTGGCGATAAACAATCAGATACAGACGACTCTGATGAAGAGGAGATGAACGAGATCGATCTGAACTGTGGCAACAAGGAGTTGTGTGTCCTGGAAGTGGACGATATCGAAGACTTGGAAATCATATCGCTGTTAATGGAGCCATATCCGCCGGAGGGCTTCCATGTGGTAAATACGCAGCAGGTGCCGGGCATGCTGGAAATGGATACGGTTAAGAATCTGCAGATGTTCACACAAGTGTGGCGCGCCCGACTCGAGGTGGGCCAAAGTGTAAACGGCTTCCCTAAACACTTTCAGAG ACTGTTGCAGACCATATACTTCAAGCTACGCACTATGATACCCTGTGCTATCTGCGATCTTCGCTTCCGACTAGATCTGCCAGAGACG GATCAAATTCAATTGCTAGTCACTGGCATGGCCATGGGCCTAAGCGATGCCAACAGAATGAAGTACCGCGGACGTGGACGCCCggctcagcagcagcaggcaccTCAACAGCAGAACGGATATCATGATGGCACGGTGCACGCCACTCAATCTCAGCCAGAGTTAAACGGAAAACGAATGCTGCAAGAGGAGGATTACATATTTCCGCTGGACGAGGATCAGATGGTGGACACACCCACGCCAACCAGCACCGCTATTCCGCCATTCGGAATGAGCTCATTCAAAATGCGAAAAACTTCACCATCACGTCTTAACAATCTCGTTTCGGGATTGCCTTCAACCGGAGTTAAGCCATTGAACGTTGGATCTGTTCAACGTAGCCGTTAT TTTCCGCTGCGAGATCGTTATGGAGTGGATGTGACGCCACTAAGTTTCATACCTGGTGGTCGTATAGATAAATATTTGGGCAACCTaaactttttctttattcGGGAGAGCACGTCGATCCGGGAAAATGGTGGCATCAGCGGATTTGTCCATGGCTTCATTACCGAACTGTTGGCTGTGGTGAGAGCACACATCGCTTCGCTGGGCGGAAATGCCATGGTCTCTTTTTACATCACCGAACTTATGTTGTTCGATAATCAGCACAAGAATCAG GGCCAGTGCCTGATTAGCATCGGAGGCGATGCTGTCTATGTGAGCTACCATGCCGATGACTGA
- the CG6454 gene encoding uncharacterized protein, isoform D, whose product MPGKVGVKIKAARNLPVMDKSSETTDAFVEIKLASVTHKTDVFRKSLNPTWNTDWFRFEVDDAELQDEPLQIRLMDYDTYSANDAIGKVNISLNPLCLESSSQAVHGKGTVLSGWIPVFDTMHGIRGEINVIVKVDLFSDVNKFRQSSCGIPFFHSQCVPFGYRAQVIHGFVEELVVNDDPEYQWIDKIRTPRASNEARQVVFLKLSGQVQRRMGLKAINMGANAVIGYTQCFDLEGDVGVVARGIGTAVTLIKDTSTSQPNSADVALIEESSSELQQQPCSTGAAASTGPSNIPTTVEGSSPNLKRFASPVSSSRLKLTPSPSKSGISATTNADSASTSTASTATTMVPATVGEICRRSSDSDLSVTPKGNSICVASERLVAATAMMRLTQPTVGAKPGTAADSLDMLEYPFLTMTKYPTGFILHLGATVAARSVKLLERVPNPDEPEVRDSWWTELRMEIRSHARSLGCNVVLGYAETTTISDDVCVLSATGTAAVINMVFNRSVSQTDIFTMSKATASVAAMTNSVEDGNGSTAGDTSIGKDSGSLGTGNSSGGKRYGLPPLNGPRNACAICHIPYNLSSVPFNVKMKKCAVCRKGRVPDVLLATLEVPEFMQVTGRGCFMQAQVVRAKRDLRAELNAKEISDGLPFLEYELHRVLINKLKAKGMNAIFGLRTQVAIGERMIALIATGTALFLTALPVPQVPKIVAGNSWTDKQKLNELQKKLQETFERNQEIYQLKSLDPDLAANVGGVPSTGASGDKQSDTDDSDEEEMNEIDLNCGNKELCVLEVDDIEDLEIISLLMEPYPPEGFHVVNTQQVPGMLEMDTVKNLQMFTQVWRARLEVGQSVNGFPKHFQRLLQTIYFKLRTMIPCAICDLRFRLDLPETDQIQLLVTGMAMGLSDANRMKYRGRGRPAQQQQAPQQQNGYHDGTVHATQSQPELNGKRMLQEEDYIFPLDEDQMVDTPTPTSTAIPPFGMSSFKMRKTSPSRLNNLVSGLPSTGVKPLNVGSVQRSRYFPLRDRYGVDVTPLSFIPGGRIDKYLGNLNFFFIRESTSIRENGGISGFVHGFITELLAVVRAHIASLGGNAMVSFYITELMLFDNQHKNQGQCLISIGGDAVYVSYHADD is encoded by the exons ATGCCGGGCAAGGTGGGGGTGAAGATTAAGGCGGCGCGCAACCTGCCCGTGATGGACAAAAGCAGCGAAACCACGGACGCCTTCGTGGAGATCAAACTGGCCTCGGTGACCCACAAGACGGATGTCTTCCGCAAGAGTTTGAATCCCACCTGGAATACCGATTG GTTCCGTTTTGAGGTGGACGACGCTGAGCTCCAGGATGAGCCCCTGCAAATCCGCCTGATGGACTACGACACGTACTCTGCGAACGATGCGATTGGAAAGGTCAACATCAGTTTGAATCCTCTGTGCCTGGAGAGCTCTAGTCAAGCGGTGCACGGCAAGGGTACCGTGTTATCCGGCTGGATTCCTGTTTTCGACACTATGCACGGTATTCGCGGCGAGATCAATGTGATTGTGAAGGTTGACCTGTTCTCGGACGTCAACAAGTTCCGTCAGAGCTCCTGCGGCATCCCCTTCTTTCACT CTCAGTGTGTGCCATTTGGCTACCGCGCCCAAGTGATTCATGGCTTTGTCGAGGAATTGGTGGTGAATGACGATCCGGAGTATCAGTGGATCGACAAAATACGCACACCGCGTGCTTCCAACGAGGCTCGCCAGGTGGTGTTTCTCAAGTTGTCGGGTCAGGTGCAGAGGAGAATGGGCCTAAAGGCTATTAATATGGGTGCTAATGCAGTCATCGGCTATACCCAGTGCTTCGATTTGGAGGGCGACGTGGGTGTGGTAGCCCGAGGCATTGGAACGGCTGTGACGCTGATCAAGGACACCAGCACAAGCCAACCAAATAGTGCGGATGTGGCACTGATCGAAGA ATCCAGCTCCGAGCTCCAACAGCAGCCCTGTTCCACAGGAGCAGCCGCAAGCACTGGACCGTCCAACATACCCACAACGGTGGAGGGTAGCAGTCCCAATTTAAAACGCTTCGCCTCGCCGGTGAGCAGCAGTCGCCTTAAGTTGACGCCCAGTCCCTCGAAAAGTGGCATCTCGGCGACAACCAATGCGGATAGCGCATCCACTTCTACAGCCTCAACGGCAACGACAATGGTGCCGGCCACCGTCGGCGAGATCTGTCGCAGATCCTCCGACTCCGACCTTAGTGTCACGCCCAAAG GAAACTCCATATGTGTGGCCAGTGAGCGTTTGGTGGCCGCCACGGCGATGATGCGTTTAACGCAACCGACGGTGGGAGCCAAGCCAGGAACTGCGGCCGACAGTCTGGATATGTTGGAGTATCCCTTCCTGACAATGACAAAATACCCGACAGGATTCATTCTTCATTTGGGCGCAACGGTCGCGGCACGTTCCGTAAAACTACTAGAGCGTGTGCCCAATCCGGACGAGCCGGAAGTCCGAGACAGCTGGTGGACGGAGCTGCGAATGGAGATCCGATCGCATGCCCGTTCCCTGGGCTGTAATGTAGTGCTAGGTTATGCGGAGACCACAACCATATC TGACGATGTCTGCGTTTTATCTGCCACTGGAACGGCGGCCGTGATTAACATGGTGTTTAATCGATCTGTATCGCAAACCGATATCTTTACCATGTCAAAAGCAACCGCCAGCGTTGCGGCCATGACGAATTCCGTGGAGGACGGAAATGGAAGCACCGCCGGGGATACGAGCATTGGCAAGGACAGCGGTTCCCTGGGCACCGGAAACAGTTCGGGTGGTAAACGTTACGGACTGCCCCCACTCAATGGACCCCGGAATGCCTGTGCCATCTGCCACATACCCTACAACCTAAGCTCGGTTCCGTTTAATGTGAAGATGAAGAAGTGCGCGGTGTGCCGCAAGGGAAGAGTTCCGGATGTACTGCTGGCTACACTTGAAGTGCCTGAATTTATGCAGGTTACCGGAAGAGGTTGCTTCATGCAGGCCCAAGTGGTGCGCGCCAAAAGAGATCTGCGTGCGGAGCTGAACGCCAAAGAGATATCGGATGGTCTGCCCTTCCTGGAGTACGAACTTCATCGAGTGCTGATCAACAAGCTGAAGGCCAAGGGCATGAATGCCATTTTTGGGCTACGCACGCAAGTTGCCATCGGCGAGCGTATGATAGCGCTGATAGCCACGGGAACGGCTCTATTTCTCACAGCTTTACCGGTGCCGCAGGTACCAAAGATCGTGGCAGGCAACTCGTGGACCGACAAGCAAAAGCTAAATGAGTTGCAGAAGAAATTACAAGAAACGTTTGAACGGAACCAGGAGATCTATCAGCTGAAAAGCTTGGACCCGGATTTGGCAGCCAATGTCGGAGGAGTACCTTCCACAGGAGCCTCTGGCGATAAACAATCAGATACAGACGACTCTGATGAAGAGGAGATGAACGAGATCGATCTGAACTGTGGCAACAAGGAGTTGTGTGTCCTGGAAGTGGACGATATCGAAGACTTGGAAATCATATCGCTGTTAATGGAGCCATATCCGCCGGAGGGCTTCCATGTGGTAAATACGCAGCAGGTGCCGGGCATGCTGGAAATGGATACGGTTAAGAATCTGCAGATGTTCACACAAGTGTGGCGCGCCCGACTCGAGGTGGGCCAAAGTGTAAACGGCTTCCCTAAACACTTTCAGAG ACTGTTGCAGACCATATACTTCAAGCTACGCACTATGATACCCTGTGCTATCTGCGATCTTCGCTTCCGACTAGATCTGCCAGAGACG GATCAAATTCAATTGCTAGTCACTGGCATGGCCATGGGCCTAAGCGATGCCAACAGAATGAAGTACCGCGGACGTGGACGCCCggctcagcagcagcaggcaccTCAACAGCAGAACGGATATCATGATGGCACGGTGCACGCCACTCAATCTCAGCCAGAGTTAAACGGAAAACGAATGCTGCAAGAGGAGGATTACATATTTCCGCTGGACGAGGATCAGATGGTGGACACACCCACGCCAACCAGCACCGCTATTCCGCCATTCGGAATGAGCTCATTCAAAATGCGAAAAACTTCACCATCACGTCTTAACAATCTCGTTTCGGGATTGCCTTCAACCGGAGTTAAGCCATTGAACGTTGGATCTGTTCAACGTAGCCGTTAT TTTCCGCTGCGAGATCGTTATGGAGTGGATGTGACGCCACTAAGTTTCATACCTGGTGGTCGTATAGATAAATATTTGGGCAACCTaaactttttctttattcGGGAGAGCACGTCGATCCGGGAAAATGGTGGCATCAGCGGATTTGTCCATGGCTTCATTACCGAACTGTTGGCTGTGGTGAGAGCACACATCGCTTCGCTGGGCGGAAATGCCATGGTCTCTTTTTACATCACCGAACTTATGTTGTTCGATAATCAGCACAAGAATCAG GGCCAGTGCCTGATTAGCATCGGAGGCGATGCTGTCTATGTGAGCTACCATGCCGATGACTGA